The following coding sequences are from one Candidatus Thorarchaeota archaeon window:
- a CDS encoding PAS domain S-box protein has translation MDFVEITPDLVGVVDREGTILFINPSFASLLGYSSTDLMRKNIETLLTEPTSSWDILSLGLDETNTSKKVVFSLKRSDGTKIVTSGHLCSWLGETGVRGFFIHLISPTIAGAPLKLDSSRLEELLGILSHDLTSIHQEVLSAIELAIAQDVLPESIANLLADALEEINRGERIVTNIVKLAHVGRADLELSEVNISTLFEQALEGIWSEFGKDALELVDFPSLSYSVQGMDQLVEVFRAILMTAIVLNRPEKAVVRLDVNEEPERSHFTMIFSIPGNGISDIEKQRLLAEPAEGINRTMGRLLTLADLIVKRIGGHFHVHDLVKGEPSRGVQFTLRLPYTMSLKNQGGAE, from the coding sequence ATGGACTTCGTTGAAATTACACCTGATCTTGTCGGAGTCGTAGATAGAGAGGGCACTATACTTTTTATCAATCCCTCTTTTGCATCATTGCTTGGTTATTCGTCTACTGACCTGATGCGCAAGAACATTGAAACCCTTCTTACAGAACCCACCTCATCTTGGGACATTCTCTCGCTAGGGCTTGATGAAACGAATACTTCGAAAAAGGTAGTGTTCTCTCTCAAGAGATCCGATGGTACAAAGATAGTGACGAGTGGCCACCTGTGTTCTTGGCTGGGCGAAACGGGCGTACGTGGTTTCTTTATTCATCTGATCAGTCCCACTATCGCAGGTGCGCCTCTCAAGCTTGATAGTTCTCGTTTAGAGGAGCTACTTGGCATCCTAAGTCACGACCTCACCTCAATTCATCAGGAGGTTCTTTCTGCAATCGAACTTGCGATTGCCCAAGATGTCTTACCCGAATCGATTGCGAATCTGCTTGCTGATGCACTGGAGGAGATCAATCGCGGAGAGCGGATCGTCACAAATATTGTGAAGCTTGCTCATGTCGGACGAGCGGACTTGGAACTGAGTGAGGTCAATATCTCAACGCTCTTTGAACAGGCCCTAGAAGGGATATGGTCCGAGTTTGGCAAAGATGCTTTGGAACTGGTTGATTTTCCGAGCCTCTCATATTCGGTCCAAGGTATGGATCAATTGGTCGAAGTTTTTCGAGCTATATTGATGACGGCTATTGTTCTAAATCGCCCTGAGAAGGCTGTTGTTCGACTTGATGTGAACGAAGAGCCGGAACGATCCCATTTCACAATGATTTTTTCCATTCCCGGGAACGGTATCTCGGATATTGAAAAACAGAGATTACTGGCCGAACCAGCAGAGGGGATCAATAGAACAATGGGTCGCCTACTCACTCTTGCGGATTTGATCGTGAAACGCATCGGTGGGCATTTTCATGTTCACGATCTCGTTAAGGGCGAGCCATCGCGTGGGGTCCAGTTTACTTTGAGACTACCCTATACCATGTCTTTGAAAAATCAAGGGGGTGCGGAGTAA
- a CDS encoding response regulator: MPKVMIVDDDEFLHRVMTRILSLGGYEVIAHAYNGREAVDMYKAMNDKPDVVIMDHRMPIMSGTQATQEILRYNSKAKILFVSADESAMAEAISIGAAGFLIKPVRSTNLFNTLKKLFGGS, translated from the coding sequence ATGCCAAAAGTGATGATAGTTGATGATGATGAGTTTTTACATCGTGTGATGACTCGAATTCTCTCTCTGGGGGGATATGAGGTCATTGCACATGCCTACAATGGCCGAGAGGCCGTGGATATGTACAAGGCAATGAATGACAAGCCTGACGTGGTCATTATGGATCATCGAATGCCCATCATGAGTGGGACACAGGCTACTCAAGAGATTCTCCGTTATAATTCCAAAGCGAAAATTTTGTTCGTGAGCGCTGACGAGTCTGCTATGGCAGAGGCTATCTCCATTGGTGCAGCGGGTTTCCTTATCAAGCCTGTACGAAGTACGAATCTATTTAATACTCTAAAGAAGCTCTTTGGGGGAAGCTAA